The Terriglobia bacterium genome has a segment encoding these proteins:
- a CDS encoding M56 family metallopeptidase: MSAEVCLHFAATCLSYFLKVAVAFFACWILARLLSTPRQRFIVWMVFLTGSAAYWLELVVSEVKALIAGTAGGANATVSASAIKHSVMLPLAWSHNTVITIQCLGTVYVAVSLALIGMAVWKHVRMRLLLSHTIDASPALNGLFLDISRDMGLSQSRISRTRLLLLPGLKSPATAGWWNPRILLPEVCEEIGPTPQVADVLCHELVHIARRDYLWAGLSDLIGCVLFFHPAVWKARKAMTLQGELACDLAVLKTRPGDRADYADSLTYFVRLRMLQEGFSLGVDFAASTSLGLRVRTILTTPKPMAWWDGCSRAAAGLALVAAFGSFAPSIALSVGFTEPLVERMPNPSPRQTAVGHSHNARNAQLRATPSDTPKDSLTTLRTRSYVPETPVYTMTSSSNSAAGSAGSSAIEPESTPWRENQPAIQHPSVSSVVRSTLSEIATRGIHVGRGRDRDEH; the protein is encoded by the coding sequence ATGAGCGCAGAGGTCTGCCTACATTTCGCCGCTACCTGCCTGAGTTACTTCCTGAAAGTTGCTGTGGCCTTTTTTGCCTGCTGGATATTGGCTCGGCTGCTGAGTACGCCCCGCCAGCGTTTTATTGTCTGGATGGTTTTTTTAACGGGTTCAGCGGCGTATTGGTTGGAACTGGTTGTCAGCGAAGTCAAAGCTCTAATCGCTGGGACGGCAGGCGGGGCGAATGCAACGGTGTCAGCGTCGGCCATCAAGCATTCCGTCATGCTCCCGTTGGCGTGGAGCCACAATACGGTGATCACTATCCAGTGCCTGGGTACGGTTTATGTTGCAGTCTCTCTCGCACTGATCGGAATGGCGGTGTGGAAGCATGTCAGAATGCGCCTGCTACTGAGTCACACAATCGACGCCTCTCCAGCGCTCAACGGGCTTTTTCTTGATATCTCTCGCGACATGGGTTTGTCGCAGTCGCGAATCTCCCGTACCCGGTTGCTGCTGCTGCCCGGACTCAAATCGCCAGCGACGGCGGGCTGGTGGAACCCGCGAATCCTGCTGCCTGAGGTTTGTGAAGAAATCGGCCCAACTCCCCAGGTTGCCGACGTGCTTTGCCATGAGTTAGTCCACATTGCTCGTCGCGACTATCTTTGGGCTGGGCTGAGCGATCTGATCGGCTGCGTTTTGTTCTTTCATCCAGCCGTCTGGAAAGCCCGGAAAGCCATGACGTTGCAGGGCGAGTTAGCTTGCGACCTGGCGGTATTGAAAACACGTCCCGGCGATCGGGCTGATTACGCTGACAGCCTTACATATTTTGTGCGCCTGCGCATGTTGCAGGAAGGCTTTTCGCTGGGTGTGGATTTTGCTGCGTCAACCTCTCTGGGCCTGCGGGTGCGCACCATCTTGACTACGCCAAAGCCCATGGCTTGGTGGGATGGGTGTTCTCGGGCGGCAGCAGGACTGGCTTTGGTCGCGGCTTTTGGCTCTTTTGCTCCATCCATTGCTTTGTCCGTGGGCTTCACTGAACCACTTGTTGAACGCATGCCGAATCCGTCGCCGAGACAGACTGCGGTAGGGCACTCCCACAATGCTCGGAACGCCCAACTCCGCGCGACGCCTTCAGATACGCCTAAGGACTCTCTGACCACGCTGCGCACGCGTTCTTACGTTCCAGAAACTCCCGTTTACACAATGACCAGCAGCTCAAATTCCGCTGCAGGTTCGGCAGGATCTTCCGCAATAGAGCCGGAATCCACGCCGTGGCGGGAAAACCAACCGGCTATCCAACACCCATCCGTGTCCAGCGTCGTTCGTTCCACTCTCAGTGAAATCGCGACCCGAGGAATTCATGTTGGTCGAGGCCGCGACCGTGATGAGCACTAA
- a CDS encoding acyltransferase — MSLAGAAAQQDKLRVPGIDLLRGLCIVAVVLHHINLRIHFHDSSLGQFIGPAANRALFWNGYYGVRMFFVISGFLITSWSLKRWGRLSQLNIRQFYQMRFARIMPCLAGLLLMLVLLDRLNVPRFVVNTQHTSLVRASIAALTFHVNWLEAKTGYLPASWDVLWSLSVEEMFYVLFPIMCVLVRKQALLIAMLVCFVMTGPFFRVHTQNELWADYGYLSCMDGIAFGCLAAMVAARITLNKKTNLAFSITGALLCLLITVFRGIAVRLAFYKAGLDVTILEIGSALLLIALQQNAERRVDNSDKPTGASGLNRISVYLHRSTAFLCWFGRNSYEVYLTHMFVVWAMVGLFFHFHQSIHQSPLWFLATLALTGALGHVVARFYSEPLNHQLRTKFLATSPARIAASAD, encoded by the coding sequence ATGTCACTGGCTGGGGCTGCTGCGCAACAAGATAAGTTACGGGTGCCAGGCATTGATCTGCTCCGCGGCCTTTGCATTGTGGCCGTGGTGCTGCACCACATTAATCTGAGGATCCATTTCCATGACAGCAGCCTGGGCCAGTTCATTGGCCCGGCAGCCAACCGTGCGCTGTTCTGGAACGGATATTACGGCGTTCGCATGTTCTTTGTCATCTCTGGGTTCCTGATCACATCATGGTCATTGAAACGCTGGGGCAGACTCAGCCAGCTCAATATCCGCCAGTTTTACCAGATGCGATTTGCACGCATCATGCCGTGTCTTGCAGGGCTGCTGCTTATGCTGGTTTTGCTGGACCGGCTGAATGTTCCGCGCTTCGTCGTTAACACGCAACATACTTCGCTGGTACGCGCCTCGATTGCGGCCCTCACCTTCCACGTGAACTGGCTCGAAGCCAAAACCGGCTACCTGCCCGCTTCATGGGACGTGCTCTGGTCCCTCTCTGTGGAAGAGATGTTTTATGTTTTGTTCCCGATTATGTGCGTGCTCGTGCGAAAGCAGGCGCTCCTAATCGCCATGCTCGTCTGCTTTGTGATGACCGGCCCATTCTTTCGTGTACACACGCAAAATGAGCTTTGGGCCGACTATGGTTACCTTTCGTGTATGGACGGGATTGCCTTCGGCTGCCTGGCAGCCATGGTCGCCGCAAGAATCACATTGAACAAGAAAACAAACTTGGCATTCTCGATCACCGGCGCGCTCCTCTGCCTTCTCATCACCGTGTTTCGCGGAATTGCTGTCCGGCTCGCATTTTATAAAGCGGGCCTCGATGTGACGATCCTGGAGATTGGCAGCGCGCTCCTGCTGATCGCATTACAGCAGAACGCTGAGAGGCGTGTGGACAATTCAGATAAACCCACAGGCGCTTCTGGCTTGAACCGCATCAGTGTATATCTGCATCGTTCAACGGCTTTTCTGTGCTGGTTTGGACGCAACAGCTACGAGGTTTATCTCACTCACATGTTCGTGGTCTGGGCAATGGTGGGCTTGTTCTTCCATTTTCATCAGAGCATTCACCAGTCGCCGCTCTGGTTTCTCGCCACATTGGCATTAACGGGAGCGCTGGGACATGTGGTAGCCCGTTTTTATTCCGAGCCGCTTAACCACCAGTTGCGAACAAAGTTTTTGGCAACATCGCCAGCAAGGATCGCCGCCTCGGCAGACTGA
- a CDS encoding NAD(P)/FAD-dependent oxidoreductase encodes MGQILDTDVFVVGGGPAGLAAAIAASQHGLRVIVADRAQPPIDKACGEGLMPDSLDVLARLGVSLEGCETGTFHGIRFIGPESSVAAEFPQGRGLGIRRVLLHQLLVEQAQKYQVEMLWGARVSAIRNDAILVNGRAITCRWIVGADGQNSRVREWAGLSAGSGRTQRIGLRQHFRVRPWSEYVEIYWGNHGQAYVTPVGSNDVCVALISRPKFHSFREGLSEFPELAARLNDADSSTRAMGALSISRQLKHVCRGNVALVGEASGSVDAITGEGMALAFRQALALAPALVAGDLSSYAAAHNKINSLPEFMSRSMLLMDRSRWLRQRSLRALSRQPSLFARMLAVHVGEMRFKDFGAKGLANLGWHLLWA; translated from the coding sequence ATGGGACAAATTTTAGATACAGACGTATTTGTAGTTGGGGGCGGCCCGGCTGGCCTTGCTGCGGCCATCGCCGCCAGTCAGCATGGGCTGCGAGTGATAGTCGCTGATCGTGCACAACCGCCAATCGATAAAGCATGTGGCGAAGGCTTGATGCCCGACAGCCTGGATGTTCTTGCCAGGTTGGGCGTGTCGCTGGAGGGATGCGAGACAGGAACCTTTCATGGAATCAGGTTCATTGGGCCGGAAAGCTCCGTTGCCGCAGAATTTCCCCAGGGCCGCGGGCTGGGTATCCGGCGTGTCTTGCTCCACCAGTTGCTTGTGGAGCAAGCACAAAAGTACCAAGTCGAGATGCTTTGGGGCGCTCGTGTTTCCGCCATACGAAACGATGCAATTTTAGTGAACGGAAGAGCGATCACTTGCCGGTGGATTGTCGGCGCCGATGGACAAAATTCCCGTGTTCGCGAGTGGGCGGGGCTTTCAGCCGGTAGCGGACGCACGCAGAGGATCGGACTGCGCCAGCATTTTCGGGTGCGTCCCTGGAGTGAATACGTTGAAATCTACTGGGGCAACCACGGACAGGCATATGTAACGCCGGTGGGAAGCAATGACGTCTGCGTCGCGTTGATATCGCGGCCAAAATTTCATTCATTTCGTGAAGGCCTCAGCGAGTTTCCTGAACTGGCCGCCCGCCTCAACGATGCAGATTCTTCCACAAGAGCGATGGGGGCATTGAGTATCTCTCGCCAACTGAAGCATGTTTGTCGTGGAAATGTGGCTTTGGTGGGTGAAGCGTCAGGCTCGGTGGATGCAATTACCGGGGAAGGAATGGCGCTCGCTTTCCGTCAGGCGCTCGCCCTGGCTCCGGCACTCGTTGCAGGTGATCTCTCCAGTTATGCCGCTGCTCATAACAAGATCAACAGCCTGCCCGAATTTATGTCGCGCAGCATGTTGTTGATGGACCGGAGCCGATGGTTGCGCCAGAGAAGCTTGCGGGCACTCTCGCGACAGCCCAGCCTCTTTGCGCGGATGCTGGCGGTTCATGTGGGCGAAATGAGGTTCAAGGATTTTGGCGCCAAAGGATTGGCCAATCTTGGCTGGCATCTGTTGTGGGCGTAA
- a CDS encoding aspartate aminotransferase family protein, protein MTQSTLAAPGSLSADAGYSEHVNPQWVKLLSLLEMNVRYSRCVGTELFTSDGGRILDFLSGYCVHNLGHNHPAVIAALHEELDRRGPAMLQSHVPELAGELAAELCRLAGRRLEKVYFCSSGSEGVETVIKFARLFTRRSGLLYCTGAFHGLTCGALSLMADSTWAQGFAPLLPGAESVPFANLAELETKLATRKFAAFVIEPIQSEAGVRVPPDNYLRGAQALCKKYGTLFVLDEVQTGLYRTGTFLAAHHWGLDPDMVVLAKALSGGLVPSGAVLMSDEIYESVYSSLGRSIIHTSTYSENGLAMRAGLATLQTLQDEGLGKRSEKMGQLLRQSLTDALSGYEMVAEVRGLGLLNGIEFRRPESWQLRVPFEAFRKIHEGMFGQIIVGKLFREHGFLTQMCGNNFMVLKAAPPLMVNEQQIADFVRAVKSVVEEVHSSSSFWMDALHLARRAVKI, encoded by the coding sequence ATGACGCAAAGCACTTTGGCTGCTCCCGGCAGCCTATCGGCAGATGCCGGCTATTCCGAGCATGTGAACCCGCAGTGGGTAAAGCTCCTGAGCCTGTTGGAAATGAATGTCCGGTACTCGCGTTGCGTAGGCACAGAGCTGTTTACCTCTGATGGCGGTCGGATTCTCGATTTCCTGTCCGGCTATTGCGTCCATAATCTGGGCCACAACCATCCTGCCGTTATCGCAGCCCTGCATGAAGAACTGGATCGCCGCGGGCCAGCGATGTTGCAGAGCCACGTTCCCGAATTGGCAGGTGAACTGGCGGCGGAATTGTGTCGTCTGGCCGGCCGACGCCTGGAAAAAGTCTACTTCTGCAGTTCTGGCAGCGAAGGGGTTGAGACTGTAATCAAGTTCGCCCGCCTCTTTACCAGGAGAAGCGGCTTGCTTTATTGCACGGGCGCATTTCATGGTCTTACCTGCGGCGCCCTTTCACTGATGGCTGATTCAACCTGGGCTCAGGGTTTTGCGCCGCTGCTGCCGGGCGCAGAGAGCGTGCCCTTTGCCAATCTGGCTGAGCTGGAAACTAAGCTGGCTACTAGGAAGTTTGCGGCATTTGTAATCGAGCCAATTCAGTCTGAGGCCGGGGTTCGCGTGCCGCCGGACAACTACCTTCGCGGTGCGCAGGCGTTGTGCAAGAAATATGGCACGCTTTTTGTACTCGATGAAGTCCAGACCGGGCTTTACCGCACAGGAACTTTTTTAGCCGCACATCATTGGGGACTCGATCCCGATATGGTGGTCTTGGCGAAGGCGCTGAGTGGAGGTCTTGTACCCAGTGGCGCAGTGCTGATGTCCGATGAAATTTACGAATCGGTTTATAGCTCACTGGGCCGGTCAATCATCCATACGTCGACTTACAGCGAAAACGGCTTGGCCATGCGCGCCGGGCTGGCGACTTTACAGACCCTGCAAGATGAAGGGCTGGGAAAGCGCAGCGAAAAGATGGGCCAGCTTCTGCGCCAGTCATTAACGGACGCTCTTTCCGGCTATGAGATGGTGGCCGAGGTGCGCGGCCTGGGCTTGCTCAACGGCATTGAGTTCCGGCGTCCGGAGAGCTGGCAGCTTCGTGTTCCGTTTGAAGCTTTCCGCAAGATACATGAAGGCATGTTCGGGCAAATCATTGTGGGCAAGCTCTTCCGCGAACATGGTTTCCTCACGCAAATGTGCGGCAACAATTTCATGGTATTGAAAGCCGCGCCACCGCTGATGGTAAATGAGCAGCAGATCGCGGACTTTGTGCGCGCCGTAAAGAGCGTAGTGGAAGAAGTTCATTCCTCATCCTCCTTCTGGATGGACGCGCTGCATCTGGCACGGCGGGCGGTAAAAATCTGA
- a CDS encoding type III polyketide synthase translates to MRIIGAGSAFPGNVYKQQEITSALKEAWQSQLDNPEVLDRLHSRCGVERRHLVLPLEAYERVTTWGQANDLWIDAAQTLGRDAICRAITPLGILPRDIDALFFVSVTGVASPSIDARLLNRMGLSPNIKRIPMFGLGCVAGAAGLARAADYVRAFPNQIAVVLAVELCSLTWQRDDVSVANMISTGLFGDGAAAAVVAGHETDFNGPEILATKSVFYPGSEDVMGWDISETGFHIVLSPDVPKVIRENLGGDVDAFLAETGIKRSDIASWIIHTGGSKVLEAVEDSLDLAPDALKLSWECLKQVGNLSSASVLVVLQEVLAHHRGKPGSYSVLAAMGPGFCSELLLLRW, encoded by the coding sequence ATGCGAATTATTGGAGCGGGAAGTGCCTTTCCCGGAAATGTTTACAAGCAGCAGGAAATCACTTCCGCGTTGAAGGAAGCCTGGCAATCACAACTGGATAATCCTGAAGTGCTGGATCGCCTTCACTCGCGCTGTGGTGTGGAACGGCGGCATCTTGTCCTGCCGCTGGAAGCGTATGAGCGCGTAACCACCTGGGGACAGGCCAATGACTTATGGATTGATGCAGCCCAGACATTGGGCCGCGACGCGATCTGCCGCGCTATCACCCCGCTCGGGATTTTGCCGCGTGATATTGATGCGCTGTTTTTTGTATCGGTCACCGGCGTAGCCAGTCCATCGATTGACGCGCGGTTGTTGAACCGCATGGGACTTTCTCCGAACATCAAACGTATACCGATGTTTGGACTCGGCTGTGTGGCCGGTGCTGCCGGTCTGGCCCGCGCGGCTGATTACGTGCGCGCTTTCCCGAACCAGATTGCGGTAGTGCTGGCAGTAGAACTCTGTTCTCTCACGTGGCAGCGCGACGATGTCAGCGTTGCCAACATGATTTCTACGGGCCTCTTTGGTGACGGCGCTGCCGCTGCCGTGGTTGCCGGACATGAGACGGATTTCAACGGGCCGGAAATTCTGGCGACAAAATCAGTGTTCTATCCCGGATCGGAAGACGTGATGGGCTGGGACATTTCTGAAACTGGTTTCCACATAGTTCTCTCGCCCGACGTACCGAAAGTTATCCGTGAAAACCTGGGCGGCGACGTGGATGCGTTCCTGGCAGAGACAGGAATCAAACGCAGCGACATCGCGAGTTGGATCATTCACACGGGCGGCTCCAAAGTTCTTGAAGCAGTCGAAGATAGCTTGGACCTTGCGCCTGACGCTCTAAAACTTTCATGGGAATGCTTGAAGCAGGTTGGCAATCTTTCGTCTGCTTCAGTTCTTGTCGTATTGCAGGAAGTGCTGGCGCACCATCGTGGCAAGCCGGGATCTTACAGCGTGCTGGCGGCGATGGGGCCTGGTTTCTGCTCTGAACTGTTATTGCTTCGCTGGTGA
- a CDS encoding VWA domain-containing protein, with translation MRISLAVAILCLLVVGMRMRSQEKADLTVRVKVVNVPATVRDKHGNIVNNLAKDDFVLTEDGRPQTLRYFSQESSLPLTLGLLVDTSMSQRRVLGQERTASSSFIDQMLRPDKDKAFLIHFDHEVELDQDLTSSREKLRSALDSLQTPQFTQTSGGNSQGQNPGGYPGRHGHHDGGSHGGGTLLYDAVYLASDELMKKQAGRKALIVLSDGDDRGSKETLLSAIETAQRADTIIHSILFKDDDDRSFGGGFGGRGMGGHHGGLGGGRDRYPQEPRVDGKKILEQMSRETGGRLFEVSGKQTVEKIYVQIEEDLRNQYSLGYTPDRTDPGEGFHKISVKTKQKDLVVHAREEYYWGIKQD, from the coding sequence ATGCGGATCTCACTGGCCGTGGCGATTCTCTGCTTACTAGTCGTTGGAATGCGGATGCGCAGCCAGGAAAAAGCTGACTTGACGGTCCGCGTGAAGGTGGTGAACGTGCCTGCCACCGTCCGAGATAAACACGGAAACATCGTTAACAATCTTGCGAAGGACGATTTCGTGTTGACAGAGGACGGTCGCCCGCAAACGCTCCGCTATTTCTCCCAGGAGAGCAGCCTGCCCCTCACACTAGGCTTGCTGGTGGATACCAGCATGAGCCAACGGCGAGTATTGGGCCAGGAGCGCACCGCTAGTTCAAGCTTTATCGACCAGATGCTGCGGCCGGACAAAGACAAAGCATTTCTTATCCATTTTGATCATGAAGTAGAACTGGACCAGGATTTGACCTCTTCGCGGGAAAAATTGCGGTCTGCGTTGGATAGCCTGCAAACGCCTCAGTTCACTCAAACCAGTGGAGGCAATTCACAAGGACAGAACCCAGGGGGATATCCAGGCCGCCATGGTCATCACGATGGCGGCAGTCACGGCGGCGGTACCCTTCTGTACGACGCAGTCTATCTGGCGTCGGACGAACTCATGAAAAAGCAGGCTGGACGAAAAGCTTTGATTGTTCTTTCTGATGGAGATGACCGCGGCAGCAAAGAGACCTTGCTGAGCGCCATTGAAACCGCGCAACGCGCAGACACAATTATCCACTCAATCCTATTTAAGGATGATGATGACCGTTCCTTCGGTGGCGGCTTTGGCGGAAGAGGAATGGGCGGCCATCACGGCGGCCTGGGTGGCGGTCGCGACCGATATCCGCAGGAGCCGCGCGTGGACGGGAAAAAGATACTGGAACAGATGTCGCGCGAAACCGGCGGCCGGCTTTTTGAAGTTTCCGGCAAGCAGACGGTCGAGAAGATTTATGTCCAGATTGAAGAGGACCTTCGCAATCAATACAGTCTTGGATACACGCCGGACAGGACTGATCCCGGTGAAGGCTTTCACAAGATCAGCGTCAAGACAAAACAGAAGGACTTGGTGGTCCATGCCAGAGAGGAATATTACTGGGGGATTAAGCAGGATTAG
- a CDS encoding YceI family protein, whose protein sequence is MSSAVRVFRHIALFILVATVADTAGQAQQKTFTLDPAKTTVNFTVDSTLHTVHGDFRLKRGSIQFDNATGAASGELVVDSASGESGSDGRDKRMHKDILESPKFSDIVFTPQHVKGAVANEGKSTVEVEGILTMHGKSKPVSMPLEVQLQDGSGSADGSFNVKYQEWGMKNPSTFILRVNDTVKIHVHAVGKITTGIAK, encoded by the coding sequence ATGAGTTCAGCAGTTCGAGTTTTTCGCCATATCGCTTTATTCATTCTCGTTGCGACGGTCGCGGACACTGCGGGGCAGGCGCAACAAAAGACCTTCACACTCGATCCGGCCAAGACCACTGTCAACTTCACGGTTGATTCAACGCTTCATACCGTCCATGGCGACTTTCGTCTTAAGCGCGGCAGCATACAGTTTGACAACGCTACAGGCGCGGCTTCAGGCGAGCTAGTCGTCGACTCGGCCAGCGGCGAGAGTGGCAGTGACGGTCGCGACAAGAGAATGCACAAAGACATCCTTGAGAGTCCGAAATTCTCTGACATCGTCTTCACGCCGCAACATGTGAAGGGCGCGGTCGCAAATGAGGGTAAGTCGACGGTCGAAGTTGAAGGCATTTTAACGATGCATGGCAAATCGAAGCCGGTAAGCATGCCGCTTGAGGTGCAACTGCAAGACGGCTCTGGCTCAGCCGATGGTAGTTTTAACGTGAAATACCAGGAATGGGGAATGAAGAATCCCAGTACGTTTATTCTGCGAGTAAACGACACGGTGAAGATCCATGTGCACGCGGTGGGCAAGATCACGACGGGGATAGCAAAATAA
- a CDS encoding BlaI/MecI/CopY family transcriptional regulator, producing MTSRKNPSPPTRAELRILNALWELKSATIEEIIHHSSFSSPPNYKTTQTILRIMEEKGLARHTNGGRVFVFAPTVTREWVERLSVRNLLEQNFGGSPAKLLVNLLESGPVAEKELEELEALIRNYRIQKGEIQH from the coding sequence ATGACCAGCCGCAAGAATCCGTCGCCTCCCACCCGAGCCGAGCTTCGTATCTTGAACGCATTATGGGAGTTAAAATCGGCCACGATTGAAGAAATCATTCATCATTCCAGTTTTTCTTCGCCGCCCAATTACAAGACCACGCAGACTATCCTTCGTATTATGGAAGAAAAGGGGCTGGCGCGACACACGAACGGCGGGCGCGTGTTTGTGTTTGCGCCGACCGTGACCCGCGAATGGGTGGAACGGCTCTCCGTGCGAAACCTGCTGGAGCAGAATTTTGGCGGCTCGCCAGCAAAACTGCTGGTTAATTTATTGGAATCAGGCCCCGTTGCGGAGAAGGAACTTGAAGAATTAGAAGCCTTGATTCGCAATTACCGCATCCAAAAAGGAGAGATTCAGCACTAA
- a CDS encoding CHAP domain-containing protein yields MRCVLKFALLFLCLLTVIASLEARAETDDDSSAKVLVSPEQGEALAAFALQSERRIRHPKPDCSHLVHLLYSRAGLIYPYQDSRVLYRGVSDFERVKMPQPGDLAVWLGHVGIVLSPQEKTFLSSVRSGIITESWTAPHWVRRGRPRFYRYRMVLMPT; encoded by the coding sequence ATGCGATGTGTTTTAAAATTCGCGTTGCTGTTCTTGTGCCTATTGACGGTAATTGCCAGTCTTGAGGCCAGAGCTGAAACGGATGATGATTCGTCCGCTAAAGTGCTGGTATCACCTGAACAGGGCGAAGCACTGGCTGCATTTGCATTGCAATCGGAAAGGCGAATCCGCCACCCCAAGCCGGATTGCTCTCATCTGGTGCATCTGCTCTATTCGCGCGCCGGGCTTATTTACCCATATCAGGATTCACGCGTTTTGTATCGCGGCGTAAGCGATTTTGAGCGGGTAAAAATGCCGCAGCCTGGAGACCTCGCTGTGTGGCTGGGCCATGTGGGCATCGTGCTTTCGCCGCAAGAAAAGACGTTCCTCAGTTCTGTGCGCTCTGGAATTATTACTGAATCATGGACGGCGCCGCACTGGGTCCGACGCGGCCGTCCGCGTTTTTATCGTTATCGCATGGTCCTGATGCCGACATGA
- a CDS encoding sigma-54 dependent transcriptional regulator produces the protein MANILIVEDEPRMRRLLEISLGEDGHSVQTAGDAETGLRHLRKESADIVVTDLKLPGMNGLEFLQEGKRLNPALPFIVMTAYGSVETAVDAMKAGASDYVLKPFTMAEMKLVINKELDVQQVRDENVRLKEALGKRYHFQNIVGRSKKMQEVLALVERVAPTNSTVLIGGESGVGKDLIARAIHQNSRRASGPFIKINSTAIPDTLFESELFGFERGAFTGALASKPGKFELADKGTLFLDEIGDVPAAIQVKLLRVLQEREFERLGGTKTLKVDIRMIAATNRDLRAALEEGTFREDLYYRLNVVPIDIPPLREHKEDIPDLVNHFLARFAADSEKEIEGITPPALDALMEYHWPGNIRQLENCIERAVALSLGRMIDEKDIHLDTRQSKAAAASTPADQFLPEGMTLEQWEDNMIREALKRANGNKSQAARLLGLSRNALRYRLGKLGVADEGE, from the coding sequence ATGGCGAATATCCTTATCGTTGAAGACGAGCCACGCATGCGGCGGCTGTTGGAGATCAGCCTGGGCGAAGACGGACACAGCGTCCAGACGGCGGGCGATGCCGAGACCGGCCTGCGGCACCTGCGTAAGGAATCGGCTGACATAGTGGTGACGGACCTGAAGCTGCCGGGTATGAACGGTCTGGAGTTCCTCCAGGAAGGGAAGCGACTGAATCCCGCTCTGCCGTTCATCGTAATGACGGCTTATGGCAGCGTTGAGACCGCTGTGGACGCAATGAAAGCTGGCGCCAGCGACTATGTGTTGAAACCCTTCACCATGGCTGAGATGAAGCTGGTCATCAATAAGGAGCTCGATGTCCAGCAGGTGCGCGATGAAAACGTGCGTCTGAAAGAGGCCCTGGGCAAGCGGTACCACTTCCAGAACATTGTGGGCCGGAGCAAGAAGATGCAGGAAGTGCTTGCATTGGTCGAGCGCGTAGCGCCAACAAATTCCACGGTACTTATCGGGGGTGAGAGCGGCGTGGGCAAAGATCTGATCGCGCGGGCCATCCACCAGAATTCGCGACGGGCATCCGGCCCGTTCATCAAGATCAACAGCACTGCCATCCCGGACACACTTTTTGAAAGTGAGCTCTTTGGCTTTGAGCGTGGCGCATTTACCGGCGCATTGGCTAGCAAGCCGGGCAAGTTCGAATTGGCCGATAAGGGCACTCTCTTTCTCGATGAAATCGGCGACGTGCCGGCGGCCATTCAGGTAAAGCTGCTGCGTGTCTTGCAGGAACGCGAGTTTGAGCGCCTGGGCGGTACAAAAACGCTGAAAGTTGATATAAGAATGATTGCCGCAACCAATCGCGACCTGCGCGCCGCATTAGAAGAAGGAACCTTCCGCGAGGATCTTTATTATCGGCTGAACGTTGTGCCGATCGATATTCCGCCGCTGCGGGAACACAAAGAAGATATTCCTGACCTGGTGAACCATTTTCTAGCTCGATTTGCTGCTGACAGCGAAAAAGAAATTGAAGGCATCACGCCCCCCGCACTCGACGCATTAATGGAATATCACTGGCCGGGAAACATTCGCCAGCTTGAAAATTGCATCGAGCGCGCGGTGGCATTGTCATTGGGAAGGATGATCGATGAGAAAGACATCCACCTGGATACAAGGCAGAGCAAAGCTGCCGCAGCGTCAACCCCTGCCGATCAATTTCTTCCCGAAGGAATGACTCTGGAGCAGTGGGAAGACAATATGATCCGCGAAGCCCTGAAACGGGCGAACGGCAACAAGAGCCAGGCTGCGCGCCTGCTGGGGCTCTCGCGCAATGCGCTCAGGTACAGGCTGGGCAAACTCGGAGTGGCGGACGAAGGAGAATGA